Genomic window (Streptomyces sp. NBC_01431):
CGTGCAGGCGGGGGCGGGCTGCGCCCTGAAGAGGTGCGGGGAACCGCGCGACGAGCCACGGACGGCTCGCCTACGGATGCCCGCACCCCCAGCGGAGCGCCTACTCGCCGATGAGGGCGTCCACGAACGCCTCCGGCTCGAACGGGGCGAGGTCGTCCGCGCCCTCGCCGAGCCCGACGAGCTTGACGGGCACGCCCAGTTCACGCTGGACGGCGATGACGATGCCGCCCTTGGCGGTGCCGTCGAGCTTGGTGAGGACGATGCCGGTGATGTCCACGACCTCGGCGAACACCCGGGCCTGGACCAGACCGTTCTGGCCGGTGGTGGCGTCCAGGACGAGCAGGATCTCGTCCAGCGGGCCGTGCTTCTCCACGACCCGCTTGACCTTGCCGAGTTCGTCCATGAGCCCGGTCTTGGTGTGCAGCCGGCCCGCGGTGTCGATGAGGACGACGTCGGCACCCTCGGCGATGCCTTCCTTGACGGCGTCGAACGCGATCGAGGCGGGGTCGCCGCCCTCGGGGCCGCGCACGGTGCGGGCGCCGACCCGCTCGCCCCAGGTCTGCAACTGGTCGGCGGCGGCGGCGCGGAAGGTGTCGGCGGCGCCCAGCACCACGGACTTGCCGTCGGCGACCAGGACGCGGGCGAGCTTGCCGGTGGTGGTGGTCTTGCCGGTGCCGTTGACGCCGACGACCATGACGACGCCGGGCACCGTCTCGCCGCCCTCGGTCTTCACCTCGCGGTCGAAGTCGGGGCCGAGCAGCGCGAGGAGCTCCTCGCGCAGCAGGGTGCGCAGCTCCTCGGGGGTGCGGGTGCCGAGCACCCTGACGCGCTCGCGGAGCCGGTCGACCAGCTCCTGGGTCGGTGCGACGCCGACGTCGGCGGTCAGCAGGGTGTCCTCGATCTCCTCCCAGGTGTCCTCGTCGAGGTGCTCGCGGGAGAGCAGGGTGAGCAGTCCCTTGCCGAGGGCGTTCTGCGAGCGGGCGAGGCGGGCACGCAGCCGGACGAGGCGGCCGGCGGTGGGTTCGGGGACCTCCAGCGCCGGGATCTCGGGTGCGGCCGGCTCCTCGATGACGACCGGCGCGGCGGACGCCTCGGGGAGGCCGACCTCCTCGATGGTGCGGCGCGGTTCCTCAGCCGTCTCCGCGGCGTCCTCACCGACCTGAGGTTCGGCGGGCGGGGCTGTGATGGTCGGCGTGCTCGGCGGGGCGGTGGGCGGCAGCTGCTTCTTCTTGCGGCTGCTGACCACGAGCCCGCTGATCGCGCCGACCGCGACCAGGGCGATGACTACAGCAAGGATGACGAATTCCATAACCGTCCCAGTATCGGGTATGGGCCCGGCCAGGGCCCAGATTGTGGCTTCCTCCGAGAACGGAAGGGAATTATGGGGCAGGTGTCAGATTAAAGTACGATAGAAGTAGACCTATCAACGCGCGTAGAGTCCCCTTCGACCACCCCCCACCGGCTCAGCGCCGAGCCGAGCGAGAGGCACGGAACTCCACCCCCATGAGCACTAGCACCCCTGACGAAGCGCAGAGCGCCCTGGAAACACGCGGCCTGGAGCCGGTGCCGGACGCGGAGCGCACCGCGAGAACCCGCGAACTCTTCCCCACCTGGGTCGCCGCCAACATCAGCGTGCTGCTGCTCACGATGGGCGCGAGTCTCGTCGTCGCGTACAAGCTCAACTTCTGGCAGGCGATCGTGGTCGCCGTGTGCGCCCCGATCGTCTCCTACGGCCTGGTCGGCCTCATCGGCATCGCGGGCAAGCGCGGCGGCGCCCCCGGCATGGCGCTCTCGCGCGCGGTGTTCGGCCAGCGCGGCAACCTGCTGCCCGGTTCGCTGATCTGGGTGGCGCGCTGGGGCTGGGAGACCATCAACGCGGTGACCGGCGCCTATGCGGTGCTGACCGTGCTCGACATCCTCTTCGGCATCAAGAGCAACACGTTCCTGATCATCGTCACGCTCGCCGTCTTCGTGGTCATCACCTTCGCGATATCCGGCCTGGGCATCCACGTCGTGCAGAAGTGCAACAAGTACGCGACGTACCTGTTCGGCGCCTTCTCGGTCCTGGTGCTCGTCTACCTCGTCATGAACACCAACTGGTCCGCGGTCTTCGCCCAGCCGGCCGGCAAGACCTCGCTGATGGTCGCGGGCACCGGCATGATCGCCGCCGGGGGGGTCAGCTGGATCCCGTCCGCCCCCGACTTCGCCCGCTACCTGCCGCGCACCGCCTCCGCCAAGGCGATCGTCGGCAACTCCGTCGGCGGCGCCGGCATCGTCGTGCTGCCGATGGTCCTGATGGGCGCGGTCATGGCGGTCTCCACCCCGGACCTGGCCTCGGCCACCGACCCGGTGTCCTTCCTCGGCGAGATCCTGCCGATGTGGATCGCGGTGCCGTACCTGCTGATCGCGCTGGTCGGCATGCTGCTGATCAACTCGATGTCGATGTACTCGGCGGGCTTCACCGCGCAAACCCTCGGCTTCAAGATCCCGCGCCACTGGGCCGTCTCGGTGAACGCGGTGATCTCGCTGGTCTTCGGCGGTGTCCTGATGCTGGTCGCCACCAGCTTCATGGGCTCGTTCATCGCCTTCCTTTCGCTGCTCGCCGTCGCCTTCTCGGCCTGGGTCGGCGTGTTCGGCGCGGACATGCTGCGCCGCACCGAGTACGACGCCAAGGCGCTGCTCGACACCACCCGCACCAGCGCCTACTGGTACAAGGGCGGCTTCTCCCCCGCCGCGGTCATCGCCTGGGCGGTCGGCCTGCTCGGCGGCCTGATGTTCACCAAGTCCGACTGGTTCACCGGCCCGCTGGCCGCGAACAACCCGGTCGGCGAGTACGGCCTCGGCTGGGTCGCCACCATCGTGATCTCCGGCCTGCTCTACGTGGTGCTGCCCAAGCCCGCCGTGGTGGCCCCGGAGCCGTCCGAGGAAGTCAAGTCGCCCGAGACACTGGCCGTCTGACGTAGCGTCAGCTACCGTCCCCCTTCGCCCGGGGTTCTCCGCAAGCCTCCCGGCCAAGGGGGATTTCCCATGCCGTTCACGGTCGTACGCATGAATCTGGTGGACCCGGCCGCCACCTCGCAGACGCTGTCCGCCCGCTACCGGGCGGCCCTGGAGATGGCGGCGTACGCCGACGACCGGGGCATCGACACCGTCCAGACCGAGGAGCACCACGGCGCGGACAACAACTGGCTCCCGTCGCCCTTCACCTTCGCGGGCGCGGTCTTCGGCGCCACCCGCCGCATCGCGGTGACGGTCTCCGCGATCATCGGCCCGCTCTACGACCCGCTGCGGCTCGCCGAGGACGTCGCGGTCCTCGACCTGGTGAGCGGCGGCCGCCTGGTGACGGTGGCGGGGATCGGCTACCGGCCCGCCGAGTACGAGCAGCAGGGCGTCGAGTGGGGCCGGCGCGGCAGGCTCCAGGACGAGTTGCTCGAGACCCTCCTGAAGGCGTGGACGGGTGAGGAGTTCACCTTCCGGGGGCGCCGGGTCCGGGTCACACCGCGGCCGTTCACCGAGCCGCATCCGATGCTGCTGGTGGGCGGCTCCTCGCGGGCCGCGGCCCGCCGCGCGGCCCGGCTCGGGCTGCCGTTCTTCCCGAGCGCGCATCTGCCGGAGATCGAGGCGTACTACAACGAGAAGCTCGCCGAGTACGGCACCGAGGGCTTCTGCATGATGCCGGCGGCGACGACGACGCTGCTGCACGTCGCCGAGGACCCGGACCGGACGTGGGCCGAGTACGGCGAGCACTTCCTGCACGAGGCGCGGATGTACGCGTCCTGGCAGTCCAAGGACATCCGCTCGGCGGTGAGGTCGGCGGCCACCACCGTGGACGAGCTGCGTGCCGAGGGCGTCTACCGGATCGTGACCCCCGAGCAGTGCGCGGCGCTGGCCGCCGACAGTCTCGTCCTGCATCCGCTGTGCGGCGGGATGCCGGTGGACGAGGGCTGGCGCAGCCTGCACCTGTTCTGCGAACGGGTGCTGCCCGCGCTGTGACGACAGCACACTGCCCCGGCTCGATGGCGAGCCGGGGCAGTGTGCTGTGCGAGGAGCGGGGCAGCGGGGTTTAGCCCATCTCCTCCAGCGCCTTGCCCTTGGTCTCCTTGACGTACCTGAGCACGAAGGGGATCGAGAGCGCGGCGAAGACCGCGTAGATGACGTACGTGCCCGACAGGTTCCAGTCCGCCAGGCTCGGGAAGCTGGCGGTAATGGCCCAGTTGGCGATCCACTGGGCGGCCGCGGCGACGCCGAGGGCGGCGGCGCGGATCTTGTTCG
Coding sequences:
- the ftsY gene encoding signal recognition particle-docking protein FtsY, translating into MEFVILAVVIALVAVGAISGLVVSSRKKKQLPPTAPPSTPTITAPPAEPQVGEDAAETAEEPRRTIEEVGLPEASAAPVVIEEPAAPEIPALEVPEPTAGRLVRLRARLARSQNALGKGLLTLLSREHLDEDTWEEIEDTLLTADVGVAPTQELVDRLRERVRVLGTRTPEELRTLLREELLALLGPDFDREVKTEGGETVPGVVMVVGVNGTGKTTTTGKLARVLVADGKSVVLGAADTFRAAAADQLQTWGERVGARTVRGPEGGDPASIAFDAVKEGIAEGADVVLIDTAGRLHTKTGLMDELGKVKRVVEKHGPLDEILLVLDATTGQNGLVQARVFAEVVDITGIVLTKLDGTAKGGIVIAVQRELGVPVKLVGLGEGADDLAPFEPEAFVDALIGE
- a CDS encoding cytosine permease codes for the protein MSTSTPDEAQSALETRGLEPVPDAERTARTRELFPTWVAANISVLLLTMGASLVVAYKLNFWQAIVVAVCAPIVSYGLVGLIGIAGKRGGAPGMALSRAVFGQRGNLLPGSLIWVARWGWETINAVTGAYAVLTVLDILFGIKSNTFLIIVTLAVFVVITFAISGLGIHVVQKCNKYATYLFGAFSVLVLVYLVMNTNWSAVFAQPAGKTSLMVAGTGMIAAGGVSWIPSAPDFARYLPRTASAKAIVGNSVGGAGIVVLPMVLMGAVMAVSTPDLASATDPVSFLGEILPMWIAVPYLLIALVGMLLINSMSMYSAGFTAQTLGFKIPRHWAVSVNAVISLVFGGVLMLVATSFMGSFIAFLSLLAVAFSAWVGVFGADMLRRTEYDAKALLDTTRTSAYWYKGGFSPAAVIAWAVGLLGGLMFTKSDWFTGPLAANNPVGEYGLGWVATIVISGLLYVVLPKPAVVAPEPSEEVKSPETLAV
- a CDS encoding LLM class flavin-dependent oxidoreductase — translated: MPFTVVRMNLVDPAATSQTLSARYRAALEMAAYADDRGIDTVQTEEHHGADNNWLPSPFTFAGAVFGATRRIAVTVSAIIGPLYDPLRLAEDVAVLDLVSGGRLVTVAGIGYRPAEYEQQGVEWGRRGRLQDELLETLLKAWTGEEFTFRGRRVRVTPRPFTEPHPMLLVGGSSRAAARRAARLGLPFFPSAHLPEIEAYYNEKLAEYGTEGFCMMPAATTTLLHVAEDPDRTWAEYGEHFLHEARMYASWQSKDIRSAVRSAATTVDELRAEGVYRIVTPEQCAALAADSLVLHPLCGGMPVDEGWRSLHLFCERVLPAL